One region of Olleya sp. Hel_I_94 genomic DNA includes:
- the radA gene encoding DNA repair protein RadA — MAKVKTTFFCQNCGTQYAKWQGQCNACKEWNTIVEEVVQKPEKSDWKTPTNNTKRASKPLRINEIDSSKEARLDTLDAEFNRVLGGGIVPGSLTLLGGEPGIGKSTLLLQISLKLPYKTLYVSGEESQKQIKMRAERINPENESCYILTETKTQNIFKQIEALEPDIVIIDSIQTLHSDYIESSSGSISQVKECTTELIKFAKETNTPVILIGHITKDGNIAGPKILEHMVDTVLQFEGDRNHVFRILRAQKNRFGSTHELGIYEMQGSGLREVSNPSEILISKKDDELSGNAIAATLEGMRPLMIEVQALVSTAVYGTPQRSATGFNAKRLNMLLAVLEKRAGFRLGAKDVFLNITGGISVDDPAIDLAVVAAILSSNEDEALQANFCFAAEVGLSGEIRPVQRVEQRILEAEKLGFSTIFVSKYNKISLKNTAIKIQLISKIEDLVDLIIT; from the coding sequence ATGGCTAAAGTAAAAACTACCTTTTTTTGTCAAAATTGCGGTACGCAATATGCTAAATGGCAAGGACAATGTAATGCCTGCAAGGAGTGGAATACAATTGTTGAAGAGGTTGTGCAAAAACCAGAAAAAAGCGATTGGAAAACACCTACTAATAATACAAAACGAGCATCAAAACCATTAAGAATAAACGAAATTGATTCCTCTAAAGAAGCAAGATTAGATACGCTTGATGCGGAATTTAATCGTGTGTTGGGTGGTGGGATTGTACCAGGATCTTTAACGCTTTTGGGTGGAGAACCAGGTATTGGTAAAAGTACATTGTTACTTCAAATTTCATTAAAATTACCCTATAAAACCTTATACGTTTCTGGAGAAGAAAGTCAAAAGCAAATAAAAATGCGTGCCGAGCGTATAAACCCGGAAAACGAAAGTTGCTACATTCTTACTGAAACAAAAACACAAAATATTTTTAAGCAAATAGAAGCCTTAGAGCCAGATATTGTAATTATTGATTCTATTCAAACATTGCATTCTGATTATATAGAGTCCTCAAGTGGAAGTATCAGCCAGGTTAAAGAGTGTACGACAGAGCTTATTAAATTTGCTAAAGAAACCAATACACCAGTAATTTTGATTGGTCATATAACAAAAGATGGTAACATCGCTGGACCAAAAATATTAGAACACATGGTAGATACAGTGCTTCAGTTTGAAGGAGATCGTAACCATGTTTTTAGAATTTTACGTGCGCAAAAAAACCGATTTGGATCTACACACGAACTTGGAATATATGAAATGCAAGGTTCGGGATTAAGAGAGGTTTCCAATCCAAGCGAAATATTAATTTCAAAAAAAGATGACGAGTTGTCTGGTAACGCTATAGCAGCAACATTAGAAGGTATGCGTCCATTAATGATTGAGGTTCAGGCATTGGTTAGTACAGCAGTTTATGGTACGCCTCAACGTAGTGCAACTGGATTTAATGCTAAACGACTAAATATGTTGTTAGCAGTTTTAGAAAAACGTGCAGGCTTCAGGCTTGGCGCAAAGGATGTTTTTTTAAATATAACTGGAGGTATATCTGTGGATGATCCAGCAATAGATTTAGCAGTGGTAGCAGCAATATTATCCTCAAATGAGGACGAAGCTTTGCAAGCAAATTTTTGTTTTGCTGCAGAAGTTGGTTTATCTGGAGAAATCAGACCAGTACAGCGTGTGGAACAACGTATACTTGAGGCAGAAAAACTAGGTTTCTCCACTATTTTTGTGTCTAAATACAATAAAATTTCTTTAAAAAATACTGCAATTAAAATTCAATTAATCTCTAAAATTGAAGACTTGGTGGATTTGATAATTACTTAA